Proteins from a single region of Phycisphaeraceae bacterium D3-23:
- a CDS encoding DedA family protein gives MIEQWLNQYAAEAPYLVIFGVLLLAGFGLPMPEDIPLMIGGYLCGQTSGHPHLWVMIPGSMAAILGADTLIFLAGKRWGRSLHRHWLMKRLVGGRNLARARVLFKRHGAKFVFFARFLPGVRTPAFFTAGTFKMSLGRFLLWDGSAALLSVPWVVLLAYYFHREIEYARDAISKGKAYGFVFLGLVLAVLVGYHLLVSRKLAKVKVDPDKDTKETD, from the coding sequence GTGATCGAACAGTGGCTCAACCAGTACGCCGCCGAGGCCCCCTACCTGGTGATCTTCGGCGTGCTGCTGCTCGCCGGGTTCGGCCTGCCCATGCCCGAGGATATCCCGCTCATGATCGGCGGCTACCTCTGCGGCCAAACCTCGGGCCACCCCCACCTCTGGGTCATGATCCCCGGCAGCATGGCCGCCATCCTCGGTGCCGACACGCTCATCTTCCTCGCCGGCAAACGCTGGGGGCGCTCCCTCCACCGCCATTGGCTCATGAAACGACTTGTCGGCGGCAGGAATCTTGCGCGCGCACGGGTCCTCTTCAAACGCCACGGCGCAAAATTCGTCTTCTTCGCACGCTTCCTCCCCGGCGTCCGCACCCCCGCCTTCTTCACGGCTGGGACGTTCAAGATGTCGCTGGGCCGGTTCCTGCTCTGGGACGGATCGGCCGCGCTCCTGAGTGTCCCCTGGGTCGTCCTGCTGGCCTACTACTTCCACCGCGAGATCGAGTACGCGCGCGACGCGATCAGCAAAGGCAAGGCCTACGGCTTCGTCTTCCTCGGGCTCGTCCTGGCCGTGCTCGTCGGCTACCACCTGCTCGTCTCCCGCAAACTCGCGAAGGTCAAGGTCGATCCCGACAAAGACACGAAGGAGACAGACTGA